In Cicer arietinum cultivar CDC Frontier isolate Library 1 chromosome 1, Cicar.CDCFrontier_v2.0, whole genome shotgun sequence, one DNA window encodes the following:
- the LOC101488560 gene encoding translocase of chloroplast 120, chloroplastic-like, with translation MMDNGAEREMNNFEGEEAIDPVKHFNDQGDAAVDVVATVTALPSNSVDDTAEELDNFQEAIGIGDDECTKQLKEEEKVLVIATSEVPDDCQRQLESSCVVDGFDTGGTSGGVSSEKAENEDHEYFTPRENGGMILENGSTDKVDCIVGEFHTESRFDEEMRNQSIDAEDLKKVGLDPGLKDDKIEEQYNDSDDPYSEIQDDTCEKAYRHSVHRNFEPHCEILIEMEDETVGADINHEDTNGKGMGISDSQRTECKDYSNDHETENDDAGLNSEHLETIGEKGESSRNVDESKEIETAGSSSLSKNSLATEMPTVQATAVDLEEGSTKVYRSKISNEENLGNYENFSVVGELKKIPEKNAKQKETTQISKKPDTEAVSSSGKSVATTTTLVPPAGLGPAAPLLKPAPRVVQQPRVNNTVSNLQSQKLDESSSGEAEEYDETREKLQMIRVKFLRLANRLGQTPHNVVVAQVLYRLGLAEQLRGRNGSRVGAFSFDRASAMAEQLESVGQEPLDFSCTIMVLGKTGVGKSATINSIFDEVKFKTDAFHMGTKKVQDVVGTVQGIKVRAIDTPGLLPSWTDQQRNEKILLAVKRFIKKTPPDIVLYLDRLDTQSRDFSDMPLLRTITDIFGPSIWFNAIVGLTHAASAPPDGPNGTASNYDMFVTQRSQVVQHAIRQAAGDTRLMNPISLVENHSACRINTSGQRVLPNGQVWKPHLLLLSFASKILAEANALLKLHDSPPEKPYTARTRVLPLPFLLSSLLQSRPQLKLPEEQFNDEDSLDDNLGEPSDSGDETDPDDLPPFKPLTKAQLKNLSRAQKKAYLDEVEYREKLLMKKQLKYEKKQRKMMKEMAESAKDLPNDYGENVEEESGGAASVPVPMPDLALPSSFDSDTPTHRYRYLDSSNQWLVRPVLETHGWDHDVGYEGLNVERLFVVKDKIPLSFSGQVTKDKKDANVQMEIASSVQYGEGKATSLGFDMQTVGRDLAYTLRSETKFCNFRRNKATAGLSFTLLGDALSAGVKVEDKLIANKQFNLVISGGAMAGRDDVAYGGSLEAHLRDKNYPLGRSLSTLGLSIMDWHGDLAVGCNLQSQIPVGRHTNLVARANLNNRGAGQISIRLNSSEQLQIALVGLIPLLKKVVGYSQQLQFEQ, from the coding sequence ATGATGGATAATGGTGCTGAGAGAGAGATGAATAATTTTGAAGGAGAGGAGGCAATAGATCCAGTAAAGCATTTCAATGATCAGGGAGATGCTGCTGTTGATGTTGTTGCTACTGTTACTGCATTGCCTTCGAATTCGGTTGATGATACCGCAGAAGAACTGGATAACTTTCAAGAGGcaattggaattggtgatgatGAGTGTACCAAACAATTGAAGGAGGAAGAAAAGGTTCTAGTGATTGCTACTTCGGAAGTGCCCGATGATTGTCAGAGGCAGCTTGAAAGCTCTTGTGTAGTAGATGGATTTGATACCGGAGGGACCTCAGGTGGAGTATCAAGTGAGAAGGCTGAAAATGAAGATCATGAATATTTTACTCCTAGAGAAAATGGTGGTatgatattggaaaatggaagcACTGACAAGGTGGATTGCATTGTTGGTGAGTTTCATACAGAATCTAGATTCGACGAGGAGATGCGAAACCAGAGTATTGATGCTGAGGATTTGAAAAAGGTTGGCTTGGATCCCGGTCTTAAAGATGACAAAATAGAGGAACAGTATAATGATTCAGATGACCCTTATAGTGAAATTCAAGATGATACATGTGAAAAAGCATACAGACATTCAGTTCACAGGAATTTTGAACCTCATTGTGAAATACTTATAGAAATGGAGGATGAGACCGTTGGCGCTGATATAAACCACGAGGATACAAATGGAAAAGGAATGGGAATATCTGATAGTCAGAGGACTGAATGTAAAGATTATAGTAATGATCATGAAACTGAGAATGATGACGCTGGATTAAATTCAGAGCATCTGGAAACAATTGGTGAAAAAGGAGAGTCTTCTCGAAATGTGGATGAAAGTAAAGAGATTGAAACTGCTGGAAGCTCATCCTTATCAAAAAATTCTCTTGCTACTGAGATGCCGACTGTTCAGGCTACTGCTGTTGATTTAGAAGAAGGTAGTACAAAGGTTTACCGGTCTAAGATTTCTAATGAAGAAAATCTAGGAAATTATGAAAACTTTTCCGTTGTTGGGGAGCTAAAAAAGATACCAGAGAAAAATGCGAAACAGAAAGAAACCACTCAGATTTCTAAAAAACCGGATACCGAGGCTGTTTCTTCATCTGGAAAATCTGTTGCCACTACCACCACTCTTGTTCCTCCTGCTGGCCTTGGACCTGCAGCTCCATTATTGAAACCTGCTCCACGGGTAGTGCAGCAGCCGCGGGTCAATAATACTGTATCTAATTTGCAGTCCCAAAAATTGGACGAGTCCTCATCTGGGGAGGCTGAGGAGTATGACGAGACTCGTGAGAAACTTCAAATGATTAGGGTGAAGTTTTTGCGGCTAGCTAATAGGCTTGGGCAGACACCCCACAATGTTGTTGTAGCACAAGTTCTGTATAGATTAGGACTGGCTGAACAACTCAGAGGGAGGAATGGCAGCCGTGTTGGCGCTTTTAGCTTTGATCGTGCTAGTGCAATGGCCGAGCAACTTGAATCAGTGGGTCAAGAACCACTTGATTTCTCTTGTACAATAATGGTTCTTGGAAAGACAGGAGTTGGAAAAAGTGCAACCATCAATTCTATCTTTGACGAggttaaatttaaaactgaTGCTTTTCATATGGGAACAAAAAAAGTGCAGGATGTTGTGGGAACAGTACAGGGTATTAAAGTTCGGGCCATTGATACACCAGGACTTCTACCTTCTTGGACAGACCAGCAACGTAATGAGAAGATCCTCCTTGCTGTCAAGCGTTTTATTAAGAAAACACCACCTGATATTGTGCTGTATCTTGATAGGTTAGATACGCAGAGCCGGGATTTTAGTGATATGCCACTCTTACGCACGATTACTGACATTTTTGGACCATCCATATGGTTCAATGCTATTGTGGGTTTGACTCATGCAGCATCTGCTCCACCTGATGGCCCTAATGGTACTGCTTCCAATTATGACATGTTTGTCACACAGCGTTCTCAAGTTGTGCAGCATGCCATTCGTCAAGCAGCTGGTGATACACGTCTCATGAATCCTATATCATTGGTGGAGAACCATTCTGCTTGCAGAATTAATACATCCGGCCAAAGAGTGTTGCCTAATGGCCAGGTTTGGAAACCACATCTGTTGCTCTTATCTTTTGCGTCAAAAATTCTGGCTGAAGCAAATGCTCTTCTTAAGTTACACGATAGTCCACCGGAAAAGCCTTACACAGCTCGCACAAGAGTGCTACCATTACCATTTCTTCTGTCATCCCTTCTGCAGTCAAGGCCACAATTAAAGTTGCCAGAGGAGCAGTTCAATGATGAGGACAGTCTCGATGACAATCTTGGTGAACCATCAGATTCTGGTGATGAAACAGACCCTGATGACTTACCACCGTTTAAACCTTTGACAAAGGCCCAACTCAAAAATCTTTCTAGAGCTCAGAAGAAAGCATATCTGGATGAGGTCGAGTATCGAGAAAAACTCTTAATGAAGAAACAATTAAAGTATGAAAAAAAGCAAcggaagatgatgaaggaaatGGCAGAATCAGCAAAAGATCTGCCAAATGATTATGGTGAAAATGTAGAGGAAGAGAGTGGTGGTGCAGCTTCTGTTCCTGTTCCCATGCCAGATTTGGCCTTGCCTTCATCTTTTGACTCTGATACTCCCACTCACCGGTATCGTTATCTTGATTCATCCAACCAGTGGCTTGTAAGACCTGTTCTAGAAACTCATGGATGGGATCACGATGTGGGTTATGAAGGCTTAAATGTAGAAAGATTGTTTGTTGTTAAAGACAAGATACCCCTGTCTTTTAGTGGTCAAGTTACCAAGGATAAAAAGGATGCTAATGTTCAGATGGAAATTGCCAGTTCAGTTCAGTATGGAGAAGGGAAAGCAACTTCTTTAGGTTTTGATATGCAGACTGTTGGGAGAGACTTAGCTTACACATTACGTAGTGAGACAAAATTCTGTAATTTTAGGAGAAATAAGGCAACTGCTGGTCTCTCATTTACTCTCTTGGGTGATGCCTTGTCAGCTGGAGTTAAAGTCGAAGACAAGTTGATTGCTAATAAGCAGTTCAATTTGGTTATTTCTGGTGGTGCAATGGCAGGGCGCGATGATGTTGCTTATGGTGGCAGTTTGGAGGCCCACTTGAGGGATAAAAATTACCCTCTAGGACGCTCATTATCAACGCTTGGGCTTTCCATTATGGATTGGCATGGAGATCTTGCTGTTGGGTGCAATTTACAATCACAAATTCCTGTTGGACGGCATACAAACCTTGTTGCGCGAGCCAATTTGAACAATCGTGGGGCTGGACAAATTAGCATTCGATTAAATAGTTCAGAACAGCTTCAAATTGCTTTGGTTGGCCTCATCCCTCTACTTAAGAAGGTTGTCGGTTATTCTCAACAATTGCAGTTTGaacaatga
- the LOC140920695 gene encoding uncharacterized protein → MNHHRLNISYSYMVNFYLKHILQVFSSREAVFEWAKAIGRQNGILIVTIRSDKANGIRGRKDKLILGCERGGRYKSESKKSVTCSHKENCPFTLRCVPLSGGEGWKISVRCGTHNHELLDTVTGHSYLGRLNEEERKFVNDMTKYKLAPRFILNALKVRNKTNVTIPSQIYKARSTYRSSLRGPYTEMQHLLKLIQQENYVHWTRRRENSDILRDIFWTHPDCIKLLNTFHFVLICDSTYKTNRYRLPLLEIVGVTSTSLTFSVGFAYLEKERQDNFIWAFEKVRMLFKSESLISKVIVTDRDLAMMNAISVVFPTSIHLLCRFHIEKNVGARCKQYVKKDRQEEVMDLWKKIVYSTSVEEYDHHLQQFEILCADIILFVDYVKDSWLTPYKERFVNVWTNRVMHLGNTTSNRVESAHWRLKNMLQTSFGDLCKSWDAVNMMLKNQICIIQSSFQKTIKDVEHGYNSQFFQNLHHCVSRKCMKLIDNQLERVKIVGTNKTECGCSIRTTHGLPCACELAKLQINGNAIPLDSIHDFWKQLSIAHELEDEESLSDYDFSEELEAMKAYMKTHDIISQRIFKAKVREVVFPHTTSILAPPEKVRTKGAGKKKKEFDTPRDPSYWEYVDASQESAKARQPSQSSQRSARQQSQSSQHSFKTQFPTYIRPYIEDIVDVVADGNCGFRAIAALLGWTEESWALVRSQLDKEIGLHKDVYSNVFDDNVESVRNSLKISKLGAQGKDKWMSLPDLGYVIATLYNVILVSLSRNLNMTFFPLNKSPSKETFGQSLLAIGFVNENHWVQVKLMLNVVY, encoded by the exons ATGAATCATCACCGATTAAATATTTCTTATAGTTATatggttaatttttatttgaaacatattttgcaggtattttcttctcgagaagctgtatttgaatgggcaaaagcgattggaagacaaaatggaattttaattgttaccattcgatcagataaagcaaacggaattaggggaagaaaagacaaattgattttgggatgcgaaagaggtggaagatataaatcagaATCAAAAAAATCAGTAACTTGCTCTCATAAGGAAAACTGTCCATTTACTCTCAGATGTGTACCATTAAGTGGcggtgaaggatggaaaattagtgttcgttgtgggACACACAATCATGAATTACTTGATACTGTAACCGGTCATTCctatttggggcgtttaaacgaagaagagaggaaatttgtcaatgatatgacaaagtataagcttgcacccagattcattctaaatgctttgaaagtgAGAAATAAAACCAATGTCACTATTcccagtcaaatatataaagcaaggagtacttatcgatcatcattgagaggtccgtacacagaaatgcagcatctgttgaagttaatacaacaagaaaattatgtgcattggacaagaagacgggaaaattctgatattttgagagatattttttggacgcatcctgactgtataaagttgttaaacacatttcattttgttttgatatgtgatagcacatacaaaacaaacagatatcggttgccattacttgaaatagtCGGTGTCActtctactagtttgacattttcagttgggtttgcttatttggaaaaagagcgacaagataacttcatctgggcatttgaGAAGGTACGAATGTTGTTCAAATCTGAGTCTttgatttctaaagttattgtgactgatagagatcttgccatgatgaatgcgattagtgttgtgtttcctacttcaatacatttgctatgtcgttttcatattgaaaaaaatgttggggcaagatgcaaacaatatgtcaaaaaggatagacaagaagaagtaatggatttatggaaaaagattgtctattcgactagtgtggaagagtatgatcatcatttgcaacaatttgagatattgtgtgccgatattattctttttgttgattatgtgaaagattcatggttaacaccttacaaagaaaggtttgtcaacgtttggaccaatagagtgatgcatttggggaacacaacatctaacag agttgagtctgctcattggagattgaaaaacatgcttcaaactagttttggtgatttgtgtaaaagcTGGGATGcagtgaatatgatgttgaagaaccaaatatgtatcattcagtcttcttttcagaaaaccatcaaggatgttgagcacgggtataattcacaattttttcaaaatctacatcactgtgtatcaagaaagtgtatgaaattaattgataaCCAGTTGGAAAGGGTGAAGATTGTAGGCACTAACAAAACAGAATGTGGTTGTTCAATtagaacaactcatggattaccatgtgcttgtgagttggctAAGTTGCAGATAAATGGTAATGCtatccctttagatagcattcatgATTTTTGGAAACAGTTAAGCATTGCACATGaattagaggatgaagaatctttatcagattatgacttttctgaagagttggaagcaatgaaagcgtacatgaaGACACACGATATTataagtcaaaggatattcaaggcaaaggtgcgtgaagttgtatttccacataccacatcaatacttgcaccaccAGAGAAAGTGAGAACCAAAGGAGctggtaaaaagaaaaaagaatttgatactcctcgtgatccttcatattgggagtatgttgatgcctctcaagaatctgcaaaggcaaggcaaccatctcaatcatctcaacgttctgcaaggcaacaatctcaatcatctcaacaTTCTTTTAAGACACAATTTCCTACTTATATACGTCCGTATATTGAGGACATAGTAGATGTTGtggctgatggaaattgtgggtttCGTGCAATTGCAGCATTGCTAGGTTGGACCGAAGAATCTTGGGCTTTAGTTCGAtcacaattggataaagagattgGTCTACATAAAGATGTTTATTCTAATGTTTTTGATGACAATGTTGAATCAGTGCGGaactcattgaaaatatcaaaattgggtgctcaaggaaaagataagtggatgtctttaccagacttgggttacgtgatagcaacactatataatgtcatattggtgtcGTTGTCTCGTAATCTGAATATGACATTTTTCCCGCTAAACAAATCACCATCGAAAGAGACCTTTGGGCAGTCTTTACTAGCAATTGGATTTGTTAACGAGAATCATTGGGTACAGGTAAAATTAATGCTTAatgttgtttattaa
- the LOC101489131 gene encoding glucan endo-1,3-beta-glucosidase precursor has product MHSLYARTHKFSLASPLFLLGLFTINLIPTADAQIGICYGMMGNNLPPANEVIDLYKANNIKRMRLYDPNQAALQALRNSGIELILGVPNSDLQSLATNNDIAIQWVQKNVLNFYPSVKIKYIAVGNEVSPIGGSSWLAQYVLPATQNIYQAIRAKNLHDQIKVSTSIDMTLIGNSFPPSKGSFRSDVRSYLDPFIGYLVYAGAPLLVNVYPYFSYVGNPRDISLPYALFTSPNVMVQDGQYGYQNLFDAMLDSVHAALDNTGIGWVNVVVSESGWPSDGGSATSYDNARIYLDNLIRHVGKGTPRRPWATETYIFAMFDENQKSPELEKHFGVFNPNKQKKYPFGFGGERRNGEIVNDDFNATTVSLKSDM; this is encoded by the exons ATGCATTCTCTCTATGCTAGAACCCATAAGTTCTCTTTGGCTTCACCACTGTTTCTTTTGGGACTATTCACAATAAATCTTATTCCCACGGCAG ATGCTCAAATAGGAATATGTTATGGTATGATGGGAAACAATCTACCACCAGCAAACGAAGTAATAGATCTCTACAAAGCAAACAACATAAAAAGAATGAGACTTTATGATCCAAATCAAGCTGCTCTACAAGCATTGAGAAATTCAGGCATTGAACTCATTCTTGGTGTACCAAATTCAGATCTTCAAAGTCTAGCCACAAACAATGACATTGCAATTCAATGGGTACAAAAAAATGTACTTAACTTCTATCCAAGTGTCAAAATCAAATACATTGCAGTTGGTAATGAAGTGAGTCCAATTGGTGGCTCTTCTTGGCTTGCACAATATGTTCTACCCGCCacacaaaatatatatcaaGCAATAAGAGCTAAAAATCTTCATGACCAAATTAAAGTTTCAACTTCTATTGATATGACCCTTATTGGAAATTCTTTTCCTCCATCTAAAGGTTCATTTAGAAGTGATGTGAGGTCTTATTTAGATCCTTTTATTGGTTACTTGGTATATGCGGGTGCACCTTTACTTGTTAATGTTTACCCTTATTTTAGCTATGTTGGTAACCCACGTGATATATCTCTACCTTATGCTCTTTTCACCTCCCCAAATGTTATGGTACAAGATGGTCaatatgggtaccaaaattTGTTTGATGCTATGTTGGATTCGGTACATGCGGCCCTTGATAATACCGGAATCGGTTGGGTGAATGTCGTTGTGTCGGAGAGTGGGTGGCCGTCGGATGGAGGGTCGGCTACTTCGTATGATAACGCGCGTATTTATCTTGATAATTTGATTCGTCATGTTGGTAAAGGTACTCCAAGAAGGCCTTGGGCTACCGAAACTTATATTTTTGCTATGTTTGATGAGAATCAAAAGAGTCCGGAATTAGAAAAACATTTTGGAGTGTTTAATCCTaataaacaaaagaaatatCCGTTTGGATTTGGTGGAGAAAGAAGGAATGGAGAAATTGTCAACGATGACTTCAATGCAACTACGGTTTCTCTTAAGAGTGATATGTAA